The following coding sequences are from one Ruminococcus flavefaciens AE3010 window:
- a CDS encoding glycoside hydrolase family 11 protein, which translates to MESDTVDGYYYEFWNQNCTGEFEYENTENNGFTMNWSGIENSLAMKGDKFERKNVYASQIKEYTVTYDEDVDYMDGNGFSGVYGWMEDSNAYYEFYIVDSWGSWRPVMENALGSFESNGITYDIYNGRLSSMTDYWGGNIPPTTYIYYSVARDNLAEKTNGVCNIKNTINVADHFRKWQNSGLNLGFVYDVGFSVHAYRSAGSARINSIEISKEITEENNYGPQFIYNKHDPLPTDEEGRKVFVDFETENERAGAPFEGTEALYDTDHSFSGEHSLLISGEDQAKRAFEFKIDPYDFDGRELLAGLKLYQNSGKNIKFIFQLIDLNSKSNYSNDMYSRIIPSGVWTDVEDLQFLLFNDNFADGVLRIVPEEPVDFCVDDFYLADSIDIRDKLAKKEHAVPGDVNGDGSVDIYDVIVVRRLLLMTDEYNVNFYQDVNGDCKLNISDLVALTQFVLGKTKQLPEPEKERVYFADVFNETVGNTEFNAHSVEDNVGEIKSALCSDGSFITQWSEKIYYNFESRQKLENYDELTLKYSGTAKADSCYLNRKASSIEITVEAEFKNDYDKVRFIIEYGASENERLRWNTDPDDMKLVEIGGKEYYIDKNEDLPDEIETDRFIYLYPKEDSIKNDEVCNFDVEIDFSELLKYFGKEEFKPDLVECCLKTEATKGFFELEELSCTDKSKAD; encoded by the coding sequence ATGGAGAGTGATACTGTAGACGGTTATTACTACGAATTTTGGAATCAGAATTGCACAGGAGAGTTTGAATACGAAAACACTGAAAATAACGGTTTTACTATGAACTGGAGTGGTATTGAGAACTCTTTAGCGATGAAAGGCGATAAATTTGAAAGAAAAAATGTATATGCTTCGCAGATAAAAGAATATACCGTTACATATGACGAAGATGTTGACTATATGGACGGTAACGGCTTTTCAGGCGTTTATGGCTGGATGGAGGACTCCAATGCCTATTATGAGTTTTATATAGTAGACAGCTGGGGCAGCTGGCGCCCTGTCATGGAAAATGCTCTCGGTTCATTTGAATCCAATGGTATAACTTATGATATCTACAATGGCAGGTTATCTTCGATGACGGACTATTGGGGGGGGAATATACCTCCCACTACATATATCTATTACAGTGTGGCACGTGATAATCTTGCTGAAAAGACAAATGGTGTCTGCAATATAAAGAATACTATCAATGTCGCAGATCACTTTAGGAAATGGCAGAATTCAGGCCTTAATTTGGGATTTGTGTACGATGTGGGATTCAGCGTTCATGCGTACAGAAGTGCTGGCAGTGCCAGGATAAACTCTATTGAAATAAGCAAGGAGATAACAGAGGAAAACAACTACGGACCGCAGTTTATATATAATAAGCATGATCCTCTTCCGACAGATGAAGAGGGCAGGAAAGTATTCGTGGATTTTGAGACCGAGAACGAAAGGGCGGGAGCGCCTTTCGAGGGGACGGAAGCTTTATATGATACCGATCATTCGTTCAGCGGTGAACATTCTTTGCTGATATCGGGAGAGGATCAAGCCAAACGCGCCTTTGAGTTCAAGATCGATCCATATGACTTTGACGGCCGTGAGCTCCTTGCAGGTTTGAAACTATATCAAAACAGCGGCAAAAATATCAAGTTCATATTTCAGTTAATCGACCTTAACTCCAAATCCAATTATTCCAACGACATGTATTCAAGAATCATCCCATCCGGCGTATGGACGGATGTGGAAGATCTTCAGTTTTTGCTGTTCAACGATAATTTCGCAGATGGTGTCCTTCGCATAGTCCCCGAAGAGCCTGTAGATTTCTGTGTTGACGATTTTTACTTAGCTGACAGCATTGATATCAGGGATAAGCTCGCCAAAAAAGAGCACGCTGTCCCCGGCGATGTGAATGGAGATGGTTCGGTTGATATTTATGACGTGATCGTAGTCAGAAGACTGCTTCTCATGACTGATGAATATAATGTTAACTTTTATCAAGACGTAAACGGCGATTGTAAGCTGAATATCAGCGACCTTGTAGCGCTTACCCAGTTTGTGCTCGGAAAAACAAAACAGCTACCTGAACCCGAAAAAGAGAGAGTATATTTTGCGGATGTTTTTAACGAGACCGTAGGCAACACAGAATTCAATGCACACAGTGTAGAAGACAATGTTGGTGAGATAAAATCAGCATTATGCAGTGATGGCTCATTCATTACTCAGTGGAGTGAGAAGATTTATTACAATTTTGAAAGCCGTCAGAAACTGGAAAACTATGACGAACTCACTTTGAAGTATTCCGGAACTGCTAAGGCTGATTCGTGTTATTTAAACCGGAAAGCAAGCAGTATAGAAATAACCGTTGAGGCAGAATTTAAAAATGATTACGATAAAGTGAGATTCATTATCGAATACGGCGCCAGTGAAAATGAGAGATTAAGGTGGAACACTGATCCCGATGATATGAAGCTTGTTGAAATAGGCGGCAAAGAGTATTATATTGACAAAAATGAGGATCTTCCGGATGAGATAGAAACCGATAGGTTTATATATCTTTATCCAAAGGAGGACAGCATTAAGAACGATGAGGTCTGCAATTTTGACGTAGAGATAGATTTCTCTGAGCTGCTGAAATACTTCGGCAAGGAGGAGTTCAAACCGGATTTAGTAGAATGCTGTCTTAAGACAGAGGCTACCAAAGGCTTTTTTGAGTTAGAAGAGCTATCCTGTACTGATAAGAGCAAAGCCGACTGA
- a CDS encoding MBL fold metallo-hydrolase codes for MRLETVFAYNIGKPFHPQSNGWLGYIIDSPDHGRIYIAGDTDITPDNKQVKCDIALIPAGGTFTTDAVQAAKLVNTIRPKYAIPIHYGKNKNIENGLCSCSRFCYL; via the coding sequence GTGAGACTCGAGACTGTTTTTGCGTACAATATCGGCAAGCCATTTCACCCTCAGTCCAACGGCTGGCTTGGATATATCATCGACAGTCCCGACCACGGACGTATTTACATCGCAGGCGATACAGACATTACTCCAGACAACAAGCAGGTGAAGTGCGACATTGCTCTCATTCCCGCAGGTGGCACGTTCACTACCGATGCGGTACAGGCAGCCAAGCTTGTAAACACTATCCGGCCGAAATATGCGATACCTATACACTATGGAAAGAATAAAAATATCGAGAACGGCTTGTGTAGCTGTTCCCGATTTTGTTATTTGTAA
- a CDS encoding calcium-binding protein, whose translation MPWLIYDRGIGNDTYHVVDQKEPVFGIVSEQPGGYPGEADTLSLDYNVNPDDLEFIRLDGDLLLNDPVHEVYIMLKSEFSDPGKRIEYIKYGDTTMDYEALCCQTNLFVGTEKQDTLTGYPETNYMWGKGDNDTITGNDATNYMLGYDGDDTITLTDACFGLFHGKGGDNYVYGMDGNDTIRLSSGNDFIWGGKGDDVIKSGSGDDIIYYELGDGNDIIDDTNGKGFQPADGYDVLWLGEGIEPKDVHVSLADGYYEFVLTITKTGETISMPGNIYSVRSPVFPIEEIHFADGTTWNRVSMLEQSCFLYGTDGDDELTFRADVDARSRKDYIANATIYGYDGNDTLIGGDGSDSIYGGKGDDTIRGGNGDDTIYYGLGDGNDLINMGNGRSSQPQGGYNVLVLGEGILPDEVTVERSSDKYSFTLHINKTGESVTMTGNVISGVSNLFPIKEIRFADGTVWTIDNLSANATTTKSTTATTKVTTTNSTTATTKVTTTNATTATTKVTTTNSTTATTKVTTANATTATTKVTTANATTATTKTTTANATTATTKVTTAKTTAATVETTTTSTTHPAATTTTTTAPVTALTYGDANCDGAVDMADAVLIMQALANPNKYGINGTDSRHLTDQGSINADVDTSTAGITGNDALKIQKFLLKIISSLD comes from the coding sequence ATGCCGTGGCTGATTTATGACCGCGGAATCGGCAATGATACCTATCACGTTGTGGATCAGAAAGAGCCGGTATTCGGCATTGTATCAGAGCAGCCCGGCGGATACCCCGGAGAAGCTGATACATTGTCTCTTGATTATAACGTCAATCCGGATGATCTGGAGTTTATCCGTTTGGACGGCGATCTTCTGCTGAATGATCCCGTGCATGAGGTTTACATCATGCTCAAGAGTGAGTTCTCCGATCCGGGCAAGCGTATTGAATACATCAAATATGGCGATACTACAATGGATTACGAGGCACTCTGCTGCCAGACGAATCTGTTTGTCGGCACAGAAAAACAGGACACCCTGACCGGCTACCCGGAAACCAACTATATGTGGGGCAAGGGCGACAATGACACGATAACAGGAAATGACGCAACTAATTATATGCTTGGCTATGACGGCGACGATACAATAACGCTGACTGATGCGTGCTTCGGGCTGTTTCATGGAAAAGGCGGCGACAACTATGTTTATGGCATGGATGGCAATGATACGATTAGGTTGAGCAGCGGTAATGATTTCATTTGGGGCGGCAAGGGTGACGATGTCATTAAGAGCGGTTCCGGCGATGACATCATTTACTATGAGCTAGGTGATGGCAATGATATCATCGATGATACAAATGGAAAGGGTTTTCAGCCGGCTGATGGCTACGATGTGCTCTGGCTCGGTGAGGGAATTGAGCCGAAGGATGTACACGTCTCGCTTGCTGACGGTTACTATGAATTTGTCCTTACCATTACAAAGACCGGCGAGACAATTTCCATGCCCGGCAACATTTATTCCGTTCGCTCTCCGGTTTTCCCGATTGAAGAGATACATTTTGCAGACGGTACCACATGGAACCGCGTGAGTATGCTGGAGCAGTCCTGCTTCCTCTACGGTACGGACGGAGACGATGAACTTACATTCCGAGCAGACGTTGACGCTCGGTCTAGAAAAGACTATATTGCTAATGCCACGATTTACGGGTATGACGGCAATGATACTCTGATTGGCGGCGACGGCAGTGACAGCATCTATGGCGGCAAAGGGGATGATACCATCCGTGGCGGAAACGGTGATGACACGATTTACTACGGGCTCGGCGACGGAAATGACCTGATTAATATGGGTAACGGCAGATCCTCACAACCACAGGGCGGATACAATGTGCTTGTGCTGGGCGAAGGCATTTTGCCGGATGAAGTAACCGTCGAACGCTCTTCCGACAAATACAGCTTTACACTCCATATCAACAAGACTGGTGAGTCTGTTACGATGACAGGTAATGTCATTTCCGGTGTTTCAAATCTTTTCCCGATCAAGGAGATTCGCTTTGCAGACGGAACCGTCTGGACGATTGACAATCTGTCTGCCAATGCAACAACAACCAAGTCAACGACTGCTACTACAAAAGTGACGACCACTAATTCAACAACTGCTACTACAAAAGTGACGACCACTAATGCAACAACTGCTACTACAAAAGTGACGACCACTAATTCAACAACTGCTACTACAAAAGTCACGACCGCTAATGCAACAACTGCTACTACAAAAGTGACAACGGCTAATGCAACAACTGCTACTACAAAAACGACAACGGCTAATGCAACAACTGCTACTACAAAAGTGACAACCGCTAAGACGACAGCAGCTACCGTGGAAACCACAACAACATCCACGACACACCCCGCTGCCACAACTACAACGACTACAGCACCAGTTACAGCGCTGACTTACGGTGATGCAAACTGCGACGGTGCAGTTGACATGGCAGATGCAGTTCTTATCATGCAGGCTCTCGCAAATCCTAACAAGTACGGTATTAATGGTACCGACAGCAGGCATCTTACAGATCAGGGTTCTATAAATGCAGATGTTGACACATCAACAGCAGGCATTACAGGAAATGACGCGTTAAAAATACAGAAATTTCTTCTTAAGATCATAAGCAGTCTTGATTAA
- a CDS encoding GNAT family N-acetyltransferase: protein MTIEYRKAETEDAEMLINIYNASFYSDYRRFGKCPGYGKTIEMMEASIRDNPKYIILCDNKPVGCVSCKMQEKRVYEITCLCIVPEYQDKGIGTQAVQFVKALYEDWEKITLVTPVDKKENVKFYTEKCGFHIVSTETDGNVELARFVLEKQILTAE from the coding sequence GTGACAATAGAATACAGAAAAGCTGAAACAGAAGATGCAGAAATGCTGATAAATATCTACAATGCTTCATTTTACAGTGATTACAGGAGATTTGGCAAGTGTCCCGGTTATGGTAAAACGATAGAAATGATGGAAGCTTCAATAAGAGATAATCCGAAATATATCATACTATGCGATAATAAACCTGTTGGATGTGTTTCTTGTAAAATGCAGGAAAAGAGAGTGTATGAGATCACTTGCCTGTGCATTGTTCCTGAGTATCAGGACAAAGGAATAGGTACACAAGCAGTTCAGTTTGTAAAGGCTCTTTATGAGGATTGGGAGAAGATAACTTTAGTAACCCCTGTGGATAAGAAAGAGAATGTTAAGTTCTACACTGAAAAATGCGGATTTCATATAGTATCCACTGAAACAGACGGTAATGTTGAGCTTGCTCGGTTCGTTCTGGAAAAGCAGATATTAACAGCAGAATAA
- a CDS encoding tyrosine-type recombinase/integrase, whose translation MHLDIHEVNSFNVQQAISEDAAKVGAKTIKEGVHLVCAALKLYDIRPVLSVTFPARKPKLKELPTAEQVMNMVRGTDIELPCLLAMWLSLRMSEVRGLQFRDLKGNVLTVCRSNIYFDGSNNVRDMNKTFKSARRLTIPDYIKSLIEADPHEKDDDFIVQMEYQTLRSKFYKLLAVYGYHMTFHDLRLLSASVMLMLNIPDKYAMERGGWSTSSTLKSVYQHAFSDERKKVDEYFNSILDDIDK comes from the coding sequence ATGCACCTCGATATTCACGAAGTTAACAGCTTCAATGTCCAGCAAGCTATAAGTGAAGATGCTGCAAAGGTTGGAGCCAAAACGATCAAAGAAGGCGTACATCTTGTGTGTGCAGCACTAAAGCTCTATGACATAAGACCTGTTCTTAGTGTCACTTTCCCGGCAAGAAAGCCTAAGTTGAAGGAGCTTCCCACAGCGGAGCAGGTAATGAATATGGTTCGCGGTACAGATATTGAGCTGCCGTGCCTGCTTGCGATGTGGCTTTCACTTCGCATGAGTGAAGTAAGGGGATTGCAGTTCCGTGACCTAAAGGGAAATGTACTTACTGTCTGCCGCAGTAATATCTACTTCGACGGCAGCAACAACGTCCGAGATATGAATAAGACCTTCAAGTCAGCTCGAAGGCTGACCATACCCGACTACATAAAGAGCCTCATAGAAGCCGATCCTCATGAGAAGGACGATGACTTTATTGTTCAGATGGAATACCAGACACTACGTAGCAAGTTCTATAAGCTTCTCGCTGTGTACGGCTATCATATGACCTTCCATGATCTGCGTCTTTTATCAGCGAGCGTTATGCTCATGCTCAATATCCCTGATAAATATGCAATGGAGAGGGGAGGGTGGTCCACAAGCTCAACGTTGAAGTCGGTATATCAGCATGCATTTTCAGATGAGCGTAAGAAGGTAGATGAGTACTTCAATAGTATACTTGATGATATTGATAAATAA
- a CDS encoding pyridoxamine 5'-phosphate oxidase family protein, which translates to MTANEIFDLINKHPVFHLATMDGDQPRVRGMLMFRADENGFVFHTASTKDVFSQIMANPKAEMCFACGDVQIRVTGTLELNEDPTLREEIFNHPSRKFLQAWKDNGIDNLLKVFVMKNCTAVTWTMATNFEPKQPIKLC; encoded by the coding sequence ATGACAGCCAATGAGATTTTTGACCTTATCAACAAACACCCCGTATTCCACCTTGCTACTATGGACGGCGACCAGCCGCGAGTAAGAGGTATGCTCATGTTCCGCGCCGACGAGAACGGTTTTGTGTTCCACACAGCCTCCACGAAGGACGTTTTCAGCCAGATAATGGCTAACCCAAAGGCAGAGATGTGCTTCGCCTGCGGTGATGTTCAGATCAGAGTTACAGGAACACTTGAACTCAACGAGGATCCTACGCTCCGTGAGGAGATATTCAACCACCCGTCCAGAAAGTTTCTGCAAGCATGGAAGGACAACGGCATCGACAACCTTCTGAAGGTGTTCGTGATGAAGAACTGCACCGCCGTTACATGGACTATGGCAACTAATTTTGAGCCAAAGCAACCTATAAAGCTCTGCTAA
- a CDS encoding IS4 family transposase, with protein sequence MEKNNSDFVVDPKRDFVRKSELSFSKTLRFILGMGSQTLGKELVEFYDYDSKMVSVSAIVQRRAKILPAAFQYLFHKFNETFSQTNFFHGYRLYAVDGSDIHIPTDPDDKDTFYRANNDVKGYNLMHLNALYDIMNRRYIDAVLQDSRNENEHSALISMLENIGHESIIVADRGYESYNTIAHLENNGLKYVMRIKTSGGIAHKFNIPHNEEADFAANIIITRRQTNEVKANPELYRYLPHSSNFDFLPKESKDTYPLKFRIIRLKISEDNYETIVTNLCDDEFSAEDIKMIYKMRWGIETSFRELKYQVGLIAFHSKKKDCVIQEIFASLIMYNLSMLITENITIDDDKHNDYRYKINYAFAIHICIKFFRSAHANPFLLEELIARNKCPVRPDRIADRKTRYHSAIPFNYRLS encoded by the coding sequence ATGGAGAAAAATAACTCTGATTTCGTAGTTGATCCTAAGAGAGATTTTGTTCGTAAAAGTGAGCTATCTTTCTCAAAAACATTGAGATTCATTCTCGGAATGGGCAGCCAGACACTTGGCAAGGAGCTTGTAGAATTCTATGATTATGATTCAAAAATGGTATCTGTGTCTGCTATCGTTCAGAGAAGAGCTAAAATACTTCCTGCTGCTTTTCAGTATCTGTTCCATAAATTCAATGAAACATTTTCTCAAACCAATTTCTTTCACGGCTACAGGCTTTATGCTGTGGACGGTTCTGATATACATATTCCTACTGATCCTGATGATAAGGATACTTTTTATCGTGCAAATAATGATGTAAAAGGCTATAACCTCATGCATCTGAATGCTTTGTATGACATTATGAACCGTAGATATATCGATGCTGTATTACAGGACAGTCGCAATGAAAATGAGCATTCTGCTCTCATAAGTATGCTTGAAAATATCGGACATGAGTCCATTATCGTTGCGGATAGAGGATATGAATCCTACAACACGATCGCTCATCTTGAAAATAACGGCTTGAAATATGTGATGCGCATCAAGACAAGCGGTGGAATTGCTCATAAATTCAACATTCCCCATAATGAGGAAGCTGATTTTGCTGCAAATATTATTATTACAAGAAGACAAACTAATGAAGTTAAGGCTAATCCTGAACTTTATCGTTATCTTCCGCACTCTTCAAATTTCGACTTCCTTCCGAAAGAATCGAAAGATACATATCCTCTTAAATTCAGGATAATAAGGCTCAAGATATCTGAAGATAACTATGAAACCATTGTTACCAATCTCTGTGATGATGAGTTCTCTGCCGAAGATATAAAGATGATATACAAAATGCGCTGGGGGATCGAGACTTCATTCAGAGAACTGAAGTACCAGGTTGGTCTTATTGCTTTCCATTCAAAGAAAAAGGACTGCGTGATACAGGAAATCTTTGCAAGTCTTATCATGTATAACTTATCTATGCTGATTACCGAAAATATCACCATAGATGACGATAAGCATAATGATTACCGCTATAAAATCAATTATGCTTTTGCTATACATATCTGCATCAAATTCTTTCGCTCTGCACACGCAAATCCTTTTCTTTTGGAAGAGCTGATAGCAAGAAACAAGTGCCCTGTCAGACCTGATCGTATTGCTGATAGGAAAACTCGATATCATTCTGCTATTCCCTTCAACTACAGACTATCATAA
- a CDS encoding SMI1/KNR4 family protein has protein sequence MYIPEIPNNSLSDEINEIVYIAKKTEHKMFFEFNQPATDDELLDLEKYFNTTFPESYKDFMRFSNGADIADEYIVFFNISEVKSLQISTFPDDYIIIGKIIGDGEVLCISKKDQQFIRLFEGKERRYIDLKEFFKRPIKKIRINTEEIIGAF, from the coding sequence ATGTACATACCAGAAATACCGAATAATAGCTTATCTGACGAAATCAATGAAATAGTTTATATTGCAAAGAAAACTGAACATAAAATGTTTTTTGAATTTAATCAGCCTGCAACTGATGACGAACTATTAGATTTAGAAAAATACTTCAACACTACTTTTCCGGAATCATACAAAGACTTTATGCGTTTTTCAAATGGCGCAGATATTGCAGATGAATACATTGTTTTCTTTAATATTTCAGAAGTAAAGTCACTTCAAATTTCTACATTCCCTGATGATTATATTATCATAGGTAAAATAATAGGTGATGGCGAAGTATTATGCATCTCAAAAAAAGATCAACAATTTATTCGATTATTTGAAGGTAAAGAACGGCGTTATATCGATTTAAAAGAATTTTTTAAGCGACCTATAAAAAAAATTCGTATTAATACTGAAGAAATAATAGGGGCATTTTAA
- a CDS encoding AraC family transcriptional regulator, with protein sequence MNLATGIQKAIDYIEEHITDELDLSEVARQAACSPYYFQKIFGILCGITVGEYIRSRRLTLAGSELMKADVKVIDTALKYGYESPESFTRAFTRFHGVTPTEAKREGGRLRSFSRFKVQIILKGGNSMNYNIVTKEAFTVLEKVEQHTVVGEQNLNSIPKFWGRAHSDGTIDTLLRYASDKTFIYGTCYGNGHTNSETFDYGIAVECAPDTVAPEGFRVNTIPARKWVVAECTGAMPDAIQQLWHELCSEFFPTSDYTPTYEMDIEAYPDGDMTSPDYKSQIWIPIVSE encoded by the coding sequence ATGAACTTAGCCACAGGTATTCAGAAAGCTATCGACTACATCGAGGAGCACATCACAGACGAGCTCGATCTCTCCGAGGTCGCAAGGCAGGCGGCGTGCTCACCGTACTATTTCCAGAAGATATTCGGCATACTTTGCGGTATCACCGTAGGCGAATATATCCGCAGCAGACGGCTCACACTTGCCGGCAGTGAGCTGATGAAGGCGGACGTCAAGGTCATCGACACGGCTCTGAAATACGGCTACGAGTCGCCCGAGAGCTTCACAAGAGCGTTTACGCGCTTCCACGGCGTAACCCCTACGGAGGCTAAGCGCGAGGGCGGCAGGCTCCGTTCATTTTCTCGTTTCAAGGTGCAGATCATTTTGAAAGGCGGTAATTCTATGAATTATAACATCGTTACTAAAGAGGCGTTTACAGTTCTCGAAAAGGTTGAGCAGCACACTGTTGTAGGCGAGCAAAATCTGAATTCTATCCCCAAATTCTGGGGCAGAGCCCACTCCGACGGCACTATTGACACATTACTCAGATATGCCTCGGACAAGACGTTTATCTACGGTACCTGCTACGGCAACGGTCACACAAACTCCGAGACATTTGACTATGGTATCGCCGTGGAGTGCGCTCCCGATACGGTGGCTCCAGAGGGCTTCCGTGTGAACACTATCCCTGCAAGAAAGTGGGTAGTTGCCGAGTGTACAGGCGCAATGCCCGACGCTATACAGCAGCTCTGGCACGAGCTCTGTTCGGAGTTCTTCCCCACCTCGGACTATACTCCCACCTACGAAATGGACATCGAGGCTTATCCCGACGGCGATATGACTTCGCCTGACTACAAGAGCCAGATATGGATACCCATTGTGAGTGAGTAA
- a CDS encoding AAA family ATPase, which translates to MLEPNELYLTGLKIKWDKIGRDSYLRKISAIKSLDELTIKSPVTFFVGENGSGKSTLLEAIAVAYGFNPEGGTLNYSFSTYDSHSELHDAVRLIRSFNKAKWGYFLRAESFYNVATAEEEYSKIQGIPQHYHEKSHGESFLSVIQKNFDQNGLYILDEPEAALSPQRQLTLLLEISKCVKNDSQFIIVTHSPILLGYPNADILSFDDERIQSISYEDTQSYQITKMFINDRRQILRHLFEE; encoded by the coding sequence ATGCTTGAACCCAACGAATTATATCTCACAGGACTGAAAATAAAATGGGACAAGATAGGGCGCGATAGCTATCTCCGAAAAATATCCGCTATCAAATCTCTTGACGAGCTGACCATCAAATCGCCTGTGACCTTTTTTGTAGGCGAAAACGGCAGCGGAAAGTCCACTCTTTTAGAGGCTATCGCTGTCGCTTATGGCTTCAATCCCGAGGGCGGTACGCTGAATTACAGCTTCTCCACCTACGACTCTCATTCCGAGCTTCACGACGCTGTCAGGCTGATAAGGAGCTTCAACAAAGCCAAGTGGGGATATTTTCTCAGAGCGGAGAGCTTTTACAATGTGGCGACTGCCGAGGAAGAGTATTCTAAAATACAAGGTATACCTCAGCACTACCATGAAAAGTCCCACGGCGAGAGCTTCCTTTCGGTCATACAAAAGAACTTCGATCAGAACGGTCTATATATCCTCGATGAGCCCGAAGCTGCTCTGTCTCCACAGAGACAGCTGACACTGCTGCTTGAAATATCCAAATGTGTGAAGAACGATTCGCAGTTCATCATAGTTACACATTCGCCCATACTGCTCGGCTATCCGAACGCAGATATTCTCAGCTTTGACGATGAAAGAATTCAGTCCATAAGCTATGAGGATACGCAGAGCTACCAGATAACAAAGATGTTCATCAATGACCGCAGGCAGATATTGCGGCACTTATTTGAAGAATAA
- a CDS encoding MBL fold metallo-hydrolase: MLDFITINEHSSIRIEDGKIIYSDPYNIKNSAHDADIILITHSHFDHYSPDDIRKVTKSDTVIVCPSSMIEPQELGLTVKQVTAGEKLEVLGVRFEAVPAYNIGKPFHPQSSGWLGYIIDSPDHGRIYIAGDTDITPDNKQVKCDIALIPAGGTFTTDAVQAAELANTIRPKYAIPIHYGTVAGSPDDGEKFRKAVDNGIEVVIKL, from the coding sequence ATGCTTGATTTCATAACCATAAACGAACACAGCAGTATCCGCATTGAAGATGGAAAGATCATATACTCCGATCCGTATAACATCAAGAACTCTGCTCACGACGCTGACATTATCCTCATCACACACAGCCACTTCGACCACTACTCCCCTGATGATATACGCAAGGTGACGAAGTCAGACACTGTTATCGTCTGTCCGTCCTCCATGATCGAGCCGCAGGAGCTTGGTCTGACCGTGAAGCAGGTCACCGCAGGCGAGAAGCTTGAAGTCCTCGGTGTGAGATTTGAGGCTGTCCCTGCGTACAACATCGGCAAGCCATTCCACCCTCAGTCCAGCGGCTGGCTGGGCTATATCATCGACAGTCCCGACCACGGACGCATTTACATCGCAGGGGATACGGATATTACTCCCGACAACAAGCAGGTGAAGTGCGACATTGCCCTCATTCCCGCGGGCGGCACGTTCACAACCGATGCGGTGCAGGCGGCGGAGCTTGCAAATACTATCCGTCCCAAGTACGCTATCCCGATACATTACGGAACAGTCGCAGGCTCACCCGATGACGGAGAGAAGTTCCGCAAGGCTGTTGACAATGGTATTGAGGTAGTTATAAAACTATGA